Proteins from one Gossypium raimondii isolate GPD5lz chromosome 8, ASM2569854v1, whole genome shotgun sequence genomic window:
- the LOC105791784 gene encoding N-carbamoylputrescine amidase isoform X3, with the protein MEKGNRQVVVSALQFACTNDVPTNLATAERLVRAAHAKGANIILIQELFEGYYFFQAQREDFFRRAKPYNDHPTFKRGYNISRVSPYPL; encoded by the exons atggagaagggaaaCAGGCAAGTAGTTGTTTCAGCATTGCAATTCGCTTGCACCAACGATGTGCCCACCAATCTCGCCACTGCCGAaag GCTGGTTAGGGCTGCTCATGCAAAGGGAGCAAATATCATTCTTATTCAG GAACTGTTTGAGGGTTATTACTTTTTTCAAGCACAAAGGGAGGATTTCTTTCGGCGTGCTAAGCCTTATAATGATCACCCTACCTTTAAAAG AGGTTATAACATCAGCAGAGTTTCACCCTACCCACTGTGA